From Syntrophaceae bacterium, one genomic window encodes:
- the yedF gene encoding sulfurtransferase-like selenium metabolism protein YedF, with product MRDIIDARGLACPQPVILARKALETSERIAVIVDNTTAVENIRRLGAKMGCDMVVEEKGGGIVHIHLTRGSAPAAEVDLDELAVCTPAGGGSYIVTLPENRMGRGNEALGEILIKAFIHTLTQLDPLPAKVVCYNTGVFLALDDSPALDDLRRLKDAGVEVLVCGTCLNFFNVTDRLSVGSVSNMYEIAESMAAARVVSP from the coding sequence ATGCGTGATATCATCGATGCCCGGGGCCTGGCATGCCCCCAGCCGGTGATCCTGGCCCGGAAGGCCCTGGAAACCAGTGAACGGATCGCAGTGATCGTGGACAATACAACAGCGGTGGAGAATATCCGCCGCCTCGGGGCGAAGATGGGCTGCGACATGGTCGTGGAGGAAAAAGGCGGGGGGATCGTCCACATCCACCTGACCCGCGGCTCCGCGCCGGCTGCGGAGGTGGACCTGGACGAACTGGCCGTCTGCACGCCCGCGGGCGGAGGTTCTTACATCGTAACCCTTCCGGAGAACCGGATGGGCCGGGGGAACGAGGCCCTGGGGGAGATCCTGATCAAGGCCTTCATCCATACCCTGACGCAGCTCGATCCCCTTCCGGCAAAGGTGGTCTGCTACAACACGGGGGTTTTCCTGGCCCTCGACGACTCCCCGGCTCTGGATGACCTGCGCCGGCTCAAGGATGCAGGCGTGGAGGTTCTCGTGTGCGGGACGTGCCTCAATTTCTTCAACGTCACGGACCGCCTGTCCGTCGGATCGGTGTCCAACATGTACGAGATCGCCGAATCCATGGCGGCGGCCCGGGTGGTCTCGCCGTGA
- a CDS encoding DUF3343 domain-containing protein codes for MTEAVETWWVVLFDSVHHAMQAEKLLIEEGISHKLIPVPRHISADCGVCIRFAAAERPRVADILDRRGTYREIRPL; via the coding sequence GTGACGGAGGCGGTCGAGACCTGGTGGGTGGTCCTCTTCGACTCCGTCCATCACGCCATGCAGGCGGAGAAGCTGCTCATTGAGGAGGGCATTTCCCACAAGCTCATCCCGGTGCCCCGGCACATCAGCGCCGACTGCGGCGTCTGCATTCGTTTCGCCGCTGCGGAGCGGCCCCGCGTCGCCGATATCCTGGACCGTCGCGGCACGTACCGCGAGATCCGCCCCCTTTAA
- a CDS encoding LysR family transcriptional regulator: MNARQDYSRSITFQHLESLAALAETGSFSRAAQRLHLSQPSLTRHIQNLEELAGTPLVVRQREGGILTSEGLVLLDYARRILRLREDAWDKLSYSRDGGRGRMNVAASTIPATYILPRVISAWHRLQPGITVNVQTHDSEEALQAVLHDQAEIGLVGKKTVHRGIVSVALWSDRIVLAVSPDHPWAGERELLPEQLSEGAFIGRERGSATRATVEAYIRAETGLDPSCLHALCEVGSSEAVKEAVLAGVGPAFISVHAVRREVEAGRLRIVPVRGWNIERSFHLIHKKNFRFKPHHALFLDFLKEFRTGDEADQTQSSTTSPS; this comes from the coding sequence ATGAACGCCAGACAGGACTACTCGCGCAGCATTACGTTTCAGCACCTGGAATCCCTGGCGGCCCTGGCCGAGACCGGCAGCTTCTCCCGGGCCGCCCAGCGGCTCCACCTCTCCCAGCCGTCCCTTACGCGGCACATCCAAAACCTGGAAGAACTGGCCGGCACACCGCTCGTGGTACGGCAGAGGGAGGGAGGAATCCTCACTTCGGAAGGTCTGGTTCTCCTCGACTACGCCCGACGGATCCTCCGCCTTCGGGAGGACGCGTGGGACAAGCTCTCCTACAGCCGGGACGGGGGAAGGGGACGCATGAACGTGGCCGCGAGCACGATCCCGGCCACCTACATCCTGCCCCGGGTGATCTCCGCCTGGCACCGCCTGCAGCCCGGCATCACGGTCAACGTCCAGACCCACGACAGCGAAGAGGCCCTGCAGGCCGTGCTTCACGATCAGGCCGAGATCGGCCTTGTCGGGAAGAAGACGGTTCACCGCGGGATCGTATCCGTTGCCCTCTGGAGCGACCGCATCGTCCTGGCGGTGTCGCCCGATCATCCCTGGGCCGGGGAGCGCGAGCTTCTCCCGGAGCAACTGTCGGAGGGAGCCTTCATCGGAAGGGAGCGGGGCTCGGCGACCCGGGCGACCGTGGAGGCGTATATCCGGGCGGAAACCGGCCTGGATCCGTCCTGCCTTCATGCCCTGTGCGAAGTGGGAAGCTCCGAGGCCGTCAAGGAGGCGGTCCTGGCGGGGGTGGGACCGGCTTTTATCTCCGTCCACGCTGTAAGGCGGGAGGTGGAGGCGGGAAGGTTACGTATTGTGCCAGTGAGAGGCTGGAACATCGAACGGTCCTTCCACCTGATCCATAAAAAGAACTTCCGGTTCAAGCCCCATCATGCGCTCTTTCTGGACTTTCTGAAGGAATTCCGGACGGGGGATGAGGCGGATCAGACGCAGAGCTCCACGACGTCGCCGTCCTGA
- a CDS encoding TGS domain-containing protein, translating to MPANLPPHYFDAEQRFREARTPAAKIEALEEMLAIMPKHKGTDKLKAMLRERISKLKEQGLKKAGGAKAKTPYSIEREGIAQVVLTGMPNTGKSSLLNRLTKATAEVGEFPHTTHRPTPGMAPYENVQIQLIDTPPVTPEYTDPELGDLLRRSDIVVVLLDLQADPLTQLEETLAVLGGFRVFPEGCPLPPDLKKIPFVKTMLVAVNKTDRPEHEADYETFLELSEVNIPAMGISAKTGRNLMAFLERLYGMSGVTRVYTRRPGKDPDMTAPFVIPTGCTVDELAEMIHKDFVAKLRYARIWGRAVRDGQMVQRDYVLQDGDVVELCV from the coding sequence ATGCCGGCCAACTTACCGCCCCATTACTTCGATGCAGAGCAGCGCTTCCGGGAGGCCCGGACCCCCGCGGCCAAGATCGAGGCCCTGGAGGAGATGCTCGCCATCATGCCCAAGCACAAGGGCACCGACAAGCTCAAGGCGATGCTCCGGGAGCGGATCTCCAAGCTGAAGGAGCAGGGACTGAAGAAGGCGGGGGGGGCGAAGGCGAAGACCCCTTACAGCATCGAGCGGGAGGGGATCGCTCAGGTCGTTCTCACGGGGATGCCCAACACCGGCAAGTCCTCCCTCCTCAACCGGCTCACCAAGGCGACGGCGGAAGTGGGCGAGTTCCCGCACACGACCCACCGGCCCACGCCGGGCATGGCGCCCTATGAAAACGTCCAGATCCAGCTCATAGACACGCCCCCCGTCACACCCGAATACACCGACCCGGAGCTGGGGGACCTGCTCCGCCGGTCCGACATTGTCGTCGTCCTCCTGGATCTCCAGGCGGATCCCCTGACCCAGCTGGAAGAGACCCTCGCCGTCCTCGGCGGATTCCGGGTCTTCCCGGAGGGCTGCCCGCTCCCGCCGGATCTGAAGAAGATCCCCTTCGTCAAGACGATGCTCGTGGCGGTCAACAAGACGGACCGTCCGGAACACGAGGCGGACTATGAAACGTTCCTGGAGCTGTCGGAGGTGAATATCCCCGCCATGGGGATTTCGGCGAAGACGGGGCGGAACCTGATGGCCTTCCTGGAGCGGCTCTACGGGATGTCCGGCGTGACCCGGGTCTACACCCGGCGGCCGGGGAAGGACCCGGACATGACAGCCCCTTTCGTGATCCCGACGGGCTGCACCGTGGATGAACTGGCGGAGATGATCCACAAGGACTTCGTGGCCAAGCTCCGGTACGCCCGGATCTGGGGGCGGGCCGTCCGGGACGGCCAGATGGTCCAGCGGGACTATGTGCTTCAGGACGGCGACGTCGTGGAGCTCTGCGTCTGA
- a CDS encoding acyl-CoA thioesterase — protein MKNKEIKVRGFHLDQFGHVNNVRYPEMLEEARYDFFDRFPGFFERVQKTGHYLPVTEIHIYYRKPAFLDDVLDIRTRISSLGETSGTIHQTVTLQGTDRTILEADVMFVAVDLKTGRRAAIEGNLRAEIASVIDGCDG, from the coding sequence ATGAAAAACAAGGAAATCAAGGTTCGAGGATTCCATCTCGATCAGTTCGGACATGTCAACAACGTGCGGTATCCCGAAATGCTGGAGGAAGCCCGCTACGACTTCTTCGACCGGTTTCCCGGGTTCTTCGAGCGAGTGCAGAAAACCGGCCATTATCTCCCCGTCACCGAGATCCACATCTACTACAGAAAGCCCGCCTTCCTGGACGACGTTCTGGACATCCGGACCCGGATCTCCAGCCTGGGCGAGACAAGCGGCACCATCCACCAGACCGTCACCCTCCAGGGCACCGACCGGACCATCCTGGAGGCGGATGTCATGTTCGTCGCCGTCGATCTGAAGACGGGCCGGCGGGCGGCCATCGAGGGAAACCTCCGCGCCGAAATCGCCTCCGTCATCGACGGATGCGACGGTTGA
- a CDS encoding 3-hydroxyacyl-CoA dehydrogenase family protein — MVKVSEMKRAVVVGAGTMGHSIAQVFAQHGIETGLADTKGELLERAMRLIRVNLETLAAHGSVKRKEIPAILGRIIPSTDLAVAAEGADFAIEAVVEVPDVKKVVFQQLERICPDGAILASNTSSLDIFSIVGEIHRPERLLITHWFAPPHIIPLVEVVPGPQTSPAAMDIAVKLMQRLGKKPVVLKQFVPSFIVNRIQQMIFFGVLEILKNGWASPEDIDLAVKTSLGVRLPVVGAVQTLDFTGLDLVDIMIKSALGQSPPFIADPVARGELGVKTSKGLFDYGGRSEEEILRKRDERYLAVLDQLEKTGAFEPV, encoded by the coding sequence ATGGTCAAGGTGAGTGAAATGAAACGGGCGGTTGTTGTCGGCGCGGGGACCATGGGGCATTCCATCGCCCAGGTCTTTGCCCAGCATGGGATCGAGACCGGGCTCGCGGACACGAAGGGCGAGCTCCTGGAGCGCGCCATGCGGCTCATCCGGGTCAATCTGGAGACCCTGGCGGCTCATGGATCGGTGAAGCGGAAAGAAATTCCGGCCATCCTCGGGCGGATCATTCCGTCGACGGACCTGGCTGTGGCGGCGGAAGGCGCCGATTTTGCCATTGAAGCCGTCGTGGAGGTGCCGGACGTCAAAAAAGTCGTCTTTCAGCAACTCGAGCGGATCTGTCCGGATGGGGCCATCCTCGCAAGCAACACGTCGTCCCTGGACATATTCTCCATCGTTGGTGAAATTCACCGGCCCGAGCGGCTGCTCATCACTCACTGGTTTGCGCCGCCCCACATCATTCCCCTGGTGGAGGTCGTTCCCGGGCCCCAGACGTCTCCCGCCGCCATGGACATCGCCGTGAAGCTCATGCAGCGCCTGGGGAAAAAGCCCGTGGTCCTCAAGCAGTTCGTCCCCAGCTTCATCGTCAACCGGATCCAGCAGATGATTTTTTTCGGCGTCCTGGAGATCCTGAAGAACGGCTGGGCCTCCCCGGAGGACATCGACCTGGCGGTCAAGACCAGCCTGGGGGTCCGGCTTCCCGTGGTCGGCGCTGTCCAGACCCTCGACTTCACGGGGTTGGACCTGGTGGACATCATGATCAAGAGCGCCCTGGGCCAGTCGCCGCCCTTCATCGCCGATCCCGTGGCCAGGGGAGAACTGGGCGTGAAGACCTCGAAGGGGCTTTTCGATTACGGCGGAAGGTCGGAGGAGGAGATCCTGCGGAAGCGGGACGAGCGCTACCTGGCGGTGCTGGACCAGCTGGAGAAGACGGGGGCGTTCGAGCCGGTGTGA
- a CDS encoding acylphosphatase: MKRMRIIVSGIVQGVAFRAWTVRTARARGVTGWVRNLPDGRVEALVEGEDEAVDAVAAWCRQGPPAATVTNMEAREEPYSGEFQDFRIRY, encoded by the coding sequence ATGAAACGAATGCGCATCATCGTGTCGGGCATCGTCCAGGGCGTGGCCTTCCGGGCCTGGACGGTCCGGACGGCCCGAGCCCGGGGCGTGACGGGATGGGTCCGAAATCTGCCGGACGGCCGGGTCGAGGCCCTCGTCGAGGGGGAGGACGAGGCGGTGGACGCCGTCGCCGCCTGGTGCCGGCAGGGCCCTCCCGCGGCGACGGTCACGAACATGGAGGCCCGGGAAGAGCCCTATTCGGGCGAATTCCAGGACTTCCGCATTCGCTACTGA
- the ligA gene encoding NAD-dependent DNA ligase LigA, whose product MNRETADKRAADLRRVIDRHNRLYYQLDAPEIPDSEYDALLRELTDIEERFPELATPDSPTRRVGAPPLDKFPAYAHRTPMLSLSNAFDDGEVEAFDRRIRERLGVETIDYTAEPKFDGLAVSLIYENGVLAHGSTRGDGFTGEEVTANVRTVRTIPLRLLGEAVPKGLEVRGEVILLREDFAKLNRAQQERGEKEFANPRNAAAGSLRQLDSRVTASRPLSFFAYTLDWADGLNLPATQAGAMDLLSRLGFSVCPERRVVSGASGLLAYYREILARRDSLPYDIDGVVYKLNDRAAQETVGSVARAPRWALAHKFPAQEALTEIVNIEVSVGRTGTLTPVARLKPVFVGGATVTNATLHNEDEIRRKDVRVGDTVVVRRAGEVIPEVVSVLPDRRPPGTIEFRMPERCPVCGSVAVRVPGEAATRCTGGLFCPAQRKRALLHFGSRRALDIEGLGEKLVDQLVDRDLVKTPADLFRLRREDLVLLDRLADLSSENLVQAVARSRLTTLARFIYALGIPDVGETTARDLALFFGSLDLLMEARTETLRFVPNIGVEVAASISSFFSEEHNRQVIADLREQGVEWEETPAAEGSRPMPLSRLISFFAVPEVGGVRAEALERRFGSLEALQAADERDIREFPGISPGAAAGVRQLLNDQGFQEVTRQLRKCGITWTGEAPGKDRPEAGEAESSAVFGKTFVLTGTLAGFTRDEAKEMIESRGGRVSGSVSKKTDYVVAGADPGSKLTKAEALGVPVLDETAFLALLSHPNE is encoded by the coding sequence ATGAACCGGGAAACGGCGGACAAGCGGGCCGCGGACCTGCGCCGGGTCATCGACCGCCACAACCGGCTCTACTACCAGCTCGACGCGCCGGAAATCCCCGATTCCGAGTACGACGCGCTCCTCCGGGAGCTGACGGACATCGAGGAGCGCTTTCCCGAACTGGCAACCCCCGACTCGCCGACCCGGCGGGTGGGCGCCCCGCCGCTCGACAAATTCCCCGCCTACGCCCACCGCACGCCCATGCTGAGCCTGTCGAACGCCTTCGACGACGGAGAAGTGGAGGCCTTCGACCGGCGGATCCGGGAGCGCCTCGGAGTCGAAACGATCGATTACACGGCGGAGCCGAAATTCGACGGCCTCGCCGTGAGCCTGATCTACGAGAACGGCGTCCTCGCCCACGGGTCCACCCGGGGGGACGGTTTCACCGGCGAGGAGGTGACGGCCAACGTCCGCACCGTCCGCACGATCCCCTTGCGGCTCCTGGGAGAAGCCGTTCCGAAGGGCCTCGAAGTCCGGGGAGAGGTGATCCTCCTCCGGGAGGACTTCGCGAAGCTCAACCGGGCCCAGCAGGAGCGCGGGGAGAAGGAGTTCGCGAATCCCCGGAACGCCGCCGCGGGATCCCTCCGCCAGCTCGATTCGAGGGTTACCGCCTCCCGGCCCCTGTCCTTCTTCGCCTATACCCTCGACTGGGCGGACGGCCTCAATCTGCCCGCCACGCAGGCAGGGGCGATGGACCTCCTTTCCCGCCTGGGATTCTCCGTCTGTCCGGAGCGCCGGGTCGTGTCCGGTGCCTCCGGCCTCCTGGCCTATTACCGGGAGATTCTGGCCCGGCGGGATTCCCTCCCCTACGACATCGACGGCGTCGTCTACAAACTGAACGACCGGGCGGCCCAGGAGACCGTGGGCTCCGTGGCCAGGGCCCCGCGCTGGGCCCTGGCCCACAAGTTCCCCGCCCAGGAGGCCCTGACGGAGATTGTGAACATCGAGGTCTCCGTCGGCCGGACGGGCACGCTGACCCCGGTGGCCCGGCTGAAACCCGTCTTCGTCGGCGGGGCCACCGTGACGAACGCCACCCTCCACAACGAGGACGAGATCCGCCGGAAGGACGTCCGCGTCGGCGACACGGTTGTCGTCCGCCGGGCCGGCGAGGTCATTCCCGAGGTCGTATCGGTCCTTCCGGACAGGCGCCCGCCGGGAACGATTGAATTCCGGATGCCGGAACGCTGTCCCGTCTGCGGCTCCGTCGCCGTCCGCGTTCCAGGGGAGGCAGCCACCCGCTGTACCGGCGGCCTCTTCTGCCCGGCCCAGCGCAAGCGCGCCCTGCTGCATTTCGGGAGCCGCCGGGCCCTGGACATCGAGGGACTCGGGGAGAAGCTCGTGGACCAGCTCGTGGACCGGGACCTGGTGAAGACACCCGCCGACCTCTTCCGGCTCCGGCGGGAGGATCTGGTCCTGCTGGACCGGCTGGCGGACCTCTCCTCGGAGAACCTGGTGCAGGCCGTCGCCCGGAGCCGCCTGACAACCCTCGCCCGCTTCATCTATGCCCTGGGAATTCCCGACGTGGGGGAGACCACGGCCCGGGACCTGGCCCTTTTCTTCGGATCGCTGGACCTCCTGATGGAGGCACGGACGGAGACCCTGCGCTTCGTCCCGAACATCGGCGTCGAGGTGGCCGCCTCCATCTCCTCGTTTTTCTCCGAGGAGCACAACCGGCAGGTGATCGCGGACCTGAGGGAGCAGGGCGTCGAATGGGAGGAAACGCCCGCGGCGGAGGGATCGCGGCCGATGCCCCTCTCCCGGCTGATCTCCTTCTTCGCGGTCCCCGAGGTGGGGGGCGTCCGGGCGGAGGCCCTGGAAAGGCGGTTCGGATCGCTGGAGGCCCTGCAGGCGGCGGACGAGCGGGACATCCGGGAGTTCCCCGGAATCTCGCCCGGGGCGGCGGCGGGGGTTCGACAGCTTCTGAATGATCAAGGATTCCAGGAAGTGACCCGGCAACTCCGGAAGTGCGGGATCACCTGGACAGGCGAAGCCCCGGGAAAGGACCGGCCCGAGGCCGGCGAAGCGGAATCGTCCGCCGTATTCGGAAAGACCTTCGTCCTGACGGGGACCCTGGCCGGGTTCACCCGCGACGAGGCCAAGGAGATGATCGAGAGCCGGGGAGGACGCGTCAGCGGCAGCGTCTCGAAGAAGACCGACTACGTCGTGGCCGGCGCCGACCCGGGAAGCAAGCTGACGAAGGCGGAGGCTCTAGGCGTCCCCGTCCTGGACGAAACGGCTTTCCTCGCCCTCCTCAGCCACCCCAACGAATGA
- a CDS encoding crotonase, whose amino-acid sequence MDVILYEKNNAIASITFNRPQALNALNSEVNLKLIEALDAAEKDEAVKVVILTGAGDKAFVAGADIKEMQSLDAIGARDFALKAKRAADKIHHLKKPVIAAINGFCLGGGLEYALACDFRVASEKARFALPEITLGIMPGSAGTQRLPRLIGAGKAKELIYTGAIIGAQEALALGLVNHVFTKETLVAEATAIAGQIAGRSPVALSLIKSAINRGTETDLETASMFEIDCFALCFTTEEQKQLMTAFVSKK is encoded by the coding sequence ATGGATGTCATTCTGTACGAGAAGAACAACGCGATAGCTTCGATTACGTTCAACCGTCCGCAGGCGTTGAACGCCTTGAATTCCGAAGTGAACCTGAAACTGATCGAGGCATTGGACGCCGCGGAAAAGGATGAAGCGGTGAAGGTGGTCATTCTGACCGGCGCCGGCGACAAGGCCTTCGTCGCCGGGGCGGACATCAAGGAAATGCAGAGCCTCGATGCGATCGGGGCGAGGGATTTCGCCCTGAAGGCCAAGCGCGCCGCGGACAAAATCCACCATCTGAAGAAACCCGTCATCGCCGCGATCAACGGCTTCTGCCTCGGCGGCGGTCTGGAGTACGCCCTGGCCTGCGATTTCCGGGTGGCCTCCGAAAAAGCCCGGTTCGCCCTCCCGGAGATCACCCTCGGAATCATGCCCGGGTCAGCCGGGACGCAAAGGCTGCCCCGCTTGATCGGCGCGGGAAAGGCCAAGGAGCTGATTTACACCGGTGCGATCATCGGCGCCCAGGAGGCCTTGGCCCTGGGACTGGTCAACCACGTCTTCACAAAAGAAACACTGGTCGCGGAGGCGACGGCCATCGCCGGGCAGATTGCCGGCAGAAGCCCCGTCGCCCTGTCCCTCATCAAGTCGGCGATCAACAGGGGAACGGAGACCGATCTCGAAACGGCATCCATGTTCGAGATCGACTGCTTTGCCCTCTGCTTCACAACGGAGGAGCAGAAGCAGTTGATGACGGCGTTCGTGTCCAAGAAATAA
- a CDS encoding 3-hydroxyacyl-CoA dehydrogenase family protein, translating to MSNKVAVIGAGTMGSGIAQVAAEGGFDVVIIDTAQDFLDRGLGGIKNFIGRKVTKGSLTQAQGDEILSRLSTATNMEEAVKGAALVVEAVFEKVELKQEIFRKLDALCPADVILASNTSTIPISTLASVTRVPERVIGTHYFSPVPLMRLVEVIRGEKTGDATAEQTVDFCRKFGKTPIVVKDIPGFIVNRFLCLIYNESCNMILNGSARAEDIDQAMKLGCNWPMGPNEIIDLAGVDVCGFAMDAMYAMTGEERYKPSPLFKQMMDEKKLGRKTGQGFYNYKK from the coding sequence ATGAGCAATAAAGTTGCGGTTATCGGTGCGGGGACCATGGGGTCCGGCATTGCGCAGGTCGCGGCCGAAGGCGGATTCGATGTTGTCATTATCGATACGGCGCAGGATTTTCTGGATCGTGGGCTGGGCGGCATCAAAAATTTCATCGGCCGCAAGGTCACCAAGGGATCGCTGACCCAGGCGCAGGGCGATGAAATCCTGTCCCGCCTCTCCACGGCGACGAATATGGAGGAGGCGGTGAAAGGCGCCGCCCTGGTCGTTGAGGCGGTGTTCGAGAAGGTCGAACTCAAGCAGGAGATTTTCAGGAAGCTCGACGCCCTCTGTCCGGCGGACGTCATTCTCGCCAGCAACACCTCCACCATCCCCATTTCCACCCTGGCCTCGGTGACCAGGGTGCCCGAGCGGGTCATCGGGACCCATTATTTCAGCCCGGTCCCCCTCATGCGGCTCGTCGAGGTGATCCGGGGAGAGAAGACCGGCGACGCGACCGCGGAGCAGACGGTCGATTTCTGCAGGAAATTCGGCAAGACGCCCATCGTCGTCAAGGACATCCCCGGCTTCATCGTGAACCGGTTCCTGTGCCTGATCTACAACGAATCCTGCAACATGATCCTGAACGGCAGCGCCCGGGCCGAAGACATCGATCAGGCCATGAAGCTGGGGTGCAACTGGCCCATGGGGCCCAACGAGATCATCGACCTCGCCGGCGTCGACGTCTGCGGTTTCGCCATGGACGCCATGTACGCCATGACGGGGGAGGAGCGGTACAAGCCGTCTCCGCTCTTCAAGCAGATGATGGACGAAAAGAAGCTGGGACGAAAGACCGGCCAGGGCTTCTACAACTACAAGAAATGA
- a CDS encoding CoA transferase: protein MSNTENSKKKKLLEGVKVVDLTRVYTGPFCSQILADMGADIVKIEDAGPNTNERSWAPFAPGTQESTYFIGLNRGKKSIELNLKEARAREIFFRLVRDADFVMENYAPGVADKLSIGYAECRKVKPDIIYLSISAFGQYGPLSRLPGYDMLAQAMGGLMSITGYPDKPLRVGSSLGDVIAGLYGGIALLGALNYRNLTGEGQYIDIALVDCIFTCLENNVPAYTVTGRPSRRMGSRHPDGGPYDVYDCRDGYVGVVASNEKLWGSMCEAMGRPELAKDPKFDSNVHRMQNIEEMTAVINNWTGKQSVEDVVARLREARVPVAPILEVPQICASENTAARNMLVEFDHATAGRIRLAGNPVKYGAYDAIAELPPPFKGQHTPEVLASLGYGEDEIKELLKSGVIGDGFISRAKK, encoded by the coding sequence ATGAGTAACACGGAAAATTCCAAAAAGAAGAAACTGCTCGAAGGCGTCAAGGTCGTCGACCTGACCAGGGTATACACCGGGCCGTTCTGCAGCCAGATCCTGGCCGACATGGGCGCGGACATCGTGAAGATCGAGGATGCGGGACCGAACACCAACGAACGGAGCTGGGCTCCCTTCGCCCCGGGAACGCAGGAATCCACTTATTTCATCGGCCTCAACCGCGGCAAGAAGAGCATCGAACTGAACCTGAAGGAGGCCAGGGCCCGGGAGATCTTTTTCAGGCTCGTTCGAGACGCCGATTTCGTCATGGAGAATTACGCTCCCGGCGTGGCCGACAAACTCTCCATCGGCTACGCGGAGTGCAGGAAGGTCAAGCCGGACATCATCTACCTGTCCATCTCCGCCTTCGGCCAGTACGGGCCCCTGAGCAGGCTGCCCGGGTACGACATGCTGGCCCAGGCCATGGGCGGCCTGATGAGCATTACCGGCTACCCGGACAAGCCCCTGCGGGTGGGGTCCTCCCTGGGCGACGTGATTGCCGGGCTGTACGGGGGGATCGCGCTCCTGGGCGCACTGAACTACCGAAATCTCACCGGCGAGGGCCAGTACATCGACATTGCGCTGGTGGATTGCATTTTCACCTGCCTGGAAAACAACGTCCCCGCCTACACGGTCACGGGAAGGCCCTCCAGGAGAATGGGCAGCCGGCATCCCGACGGCGGTCCTTACGACGTCTATGATTGCCGGGACGGGTACGTGGGCGTCGTGGCCTCCAACGAGAAGCTCTGGGGGAGCATGTGCGAAGCGATGGGCAGGCCGGAGTTGGCGAAGGATCCCAAGTTCGACAGCAATGTCCACCGGATGCAGAACATCGAGGAGATGACGGCCGTCATCAACAACTGGACGGGGAAGCAGTCCGTCGAGGACGTCGTGGCCAGGCTGCGCGAGGCGCGGGTGCCCGTCGCTCCGATCCTGGAGGTGCCGCAGATCTGTGCCAGCGAGAACACCGCCGCCCGGAACATGCTGGTCGAGTTCGACCACGCCACGGCGGGCAGGATCCGCCTGGCGGGCAATCCCGTGAAATACGGCGCTTACGATGCCATCGCCGAGCTGCCCCCGCCCTTCAAGGGACAGCACACGCCGGAGGTCCTGGCGTCGCTCGGCTACGGGGAAGACGAAATCAAGGAGCTGCTCAAGTCCGGCGTGATCGGCGACGGATTCATCAGCCGGGCGAAGAAATAA
- a CDS encoding glucose 1-dehydrogenase has product MNDRFSLKGKTALVTGGGRGLGKFISAGLAEAGADIVITSRKMKNLEAAAQEIMSKYGVKALPLACDLASEQEIAAMVEEASKTFPKIDILVNNSGATWGAPTLEFPLERWDQLFSINVRGVWILSQKIANRMKEQGGGTIINISSVMGFRGSEESVHPSVPYNSTKAAVNLLTMNLAVKLAPFKIRVNALALGYFHTDMTSYLDKDDFKEEYETLLGMTPLRRFGDEEDIKGVAVFLASDASAYVNGHVLVCDGGFLAR; this is encoded by the coding sequence ATGAACGATCGATTCAGTCTGAAAGGAAAGACCGCTCTCGTCACGGGCGGCGGGAGAGGTCTGGGAAAATTCATTTCCGCGGGGCTGGCGGAGGCCGGGGCGGACATTGTCATTACGTCGCGCAAGATGAAGAACCTGGAGGCCGCCGCCCAGGAGATCATGAGCAAATACGGCGTCAAGGCGCTTCCCCTGGCCTGCGATCTGGCCAGCGAGCAGGAAATCGCGGCGATGGTTGAGGAAGCGTCCAAAACGTTTCCGAAGATCGACATCCTGGTGAACAATTCCGGTGCGACCTGGGGGGCCCCGACCCTCGAGTTCCCGCTGGAGCGATGGGACCAGCTCTTCAGCATCAACGTGCGGGGGGTCTGGATCCTGAGCCAGAAGATCGCGAACCGGATGAAAGAGCAGGGGGGAGGGACCATCATCAACATCTCCTCCGTCATGGGATTCCGGGGTTCCGAAGAATCCGTGCACCCCTCGGTGCCCTACAACTCCACGAAGGCCGCCGTAAACCTCCTGACCATGAACCTCGCGGTCAAGCTGGCCCCCTTCAAGATCCGGGTGAACGCGCTGGCCCTCGGCTATTTCCACACGGACATGACCTCCTACCTGGATAAAGACGATTTCAAAGAGGAATACGAGACGCTCTTGGGCATGACGCCCCTGCGCCGGTTCGGCGACGAGGAAGACATCAAGGGCGTGGCCGTCTTTCTGGCCTCGGACGCCTCGGCCTACGTGAACGGCCACGTCCTGGTCTGCGACGGCGGCTTCCTGGCCAGGTAG